One stretch of Oncorhynchus tshawytscha isolate Ot180627B linkage group LG21, Otsh_v2.0, whole genome shotgun sequence DNA includes these proteins:
- the pcdh20 gene encoding protocadherin-20 — protein sequence MNWAVLLQNVLVTVHLRQILCYGSVRLSVPEEQEAGVRIGSIGSTFPPLYQLLTQFYLRVDQGTGDVYTTDNRMDREALCPDQLQAEECIVPHDAIVGPEAELVKFMVVVEDINDHAPHFDNTEIHLSVSEDVAVGTSFLLDDQAEDRDMGRNGQLQYHLGGAGGFFSVTVEEEDEVAIFFLVVRQGLDREKQDLHEMTLVATDCGFTPLSATATLFIKVTDVNDNCPEFTLGSTQKVVITEDTPRDTVVARVRATDLDLGPNAAITYSLSPKVSERARELFSLDSHTGLIRLRGDLRDRHSDSVSDRGEEVVLKVLASGPHCPPADTQVTVSLLPAPYQENGIKIRFIAEHQNQTIVLQENQPPTVLALLELPGDTSSVRSSSYLSIEGEVPFSLSRQNGKYLLSTSKPLDYEVKSEYHVSVVMREGVGEPAAQGFPRREIQVRVVDVNDNAPQFHQSHYLIDIEENNPPGASLLKVRAQDVDSGQNGQVTYKLDRPSHTAAALYRIDQNTGQLTVSVPLDREQQDVHRLTIVARDNGFPPLESSVMVTITVLDQNDNAPVFITPHFIFFLPENIPPLAQVGKVGVSDIDAGLNGEVEVRVVNSSVGPFVIDNAQGTLRCMADVDREKQDRYELDLLATDNGRPSPLTSVARVTVFIEDVNDNQPQVILPSSNLSCLTISTGTTTGTMVTKIYAIDKDSGLNSEITYTIAAREPPGTSPSSHHHGDSSSSPFQLDARSGNVTLAQRLMGKDLGMHHLFIVVTDGGKPAPLHTTVWVNLLVNDTLEPCHLDTMPRSLPYRLAQTPSETPSEMPVCDRHAQLILLLGLGMMVASLCLFLATVVLYMKQRKRSRGEQQQRRGINEENQIPLRIPERYFLGEEL from the exons ATGAACTGGGCTGTACTCCTTCAG AATGTGCTGGTCACGGTCCATCTCAGGCAGATCCTGTGCTACGGTTCTGTTCGGCTCTCGGTTCCAGAGGAGCAGGAGGCTGGGGTCCGGATCGGGTCCATCGGGTCCACGTTCCCCCCCCTTTACCAGCTCCTGACCCAGTTCTACCTCAGGGTGGACCAGGGGACAGGGGATGTCTACACCACTGACAACAG GATGGACCGAGAGGCCCTGTGTCCTGACCAACTCCAGGCTGAGGAGTGTATCGTCCCACACGACGCCATTGTGGGTCCTGAGGCAGAGCTGGTGAAGTTCATGGTAGTAGTAGAGGACATCAATGACCACGCTCCTCACTTTGACAACACTGAGATCCATCTGAGTGTCTCTGAGGATGTGGCTGTAGGGACCAGTTTCTTATTGGACGACCAGgcagaggacagagacatgggACGTAACGGACAGCTGCAGTACCACCTAGGTGGAGCCGGTGGGTTTTTCAGTGtgacagtagaagaagaagatgaagtgGCCATTTTCTTTTTGGTTGTGCGACAAGGACTAGACCGCGAGAAGCAGGATCTTCATGAGATGACTCTAGTGGCAACAGACTGTGGCTTTACCCCACTAAGCGCCACAGCAACGTTATTCATAAAAGTGACTGACGTGAACGATAACTGCCCAGAGTTTACCCTGGGCAGCACCCAGAAGGTGGTTATTACAGAGGACACACCCAGAGATACAGTAGTAGCCAGGGTCAGAGCCACAGACCTAGACCTGGGCCCCAACGCTGCCATTACCTACTCCCTCAGCCCCAAGGTCTCAGAACGGGCCAGGGAACTCTTCAGTCTGGACAGTCACACTGGCCTGATCCGCCTGAGAGGAGACCTCAGAGACCGCCACAGTGACAGTGTTagtgacaggggagaggaggtggtgtTGAAAGTGTTAGCCAGCGGCCCCCACTGCCCCCCTGCAGACACTCAGGTAACCGTATCCCTGCTCCCCGCGCCATACCAGGAGAATGGCATAAAGATCAGGTTCATAGCAGAGCATCAAAACCAGACGATAGTGTTGCAGGAAAACCAGCCCCCCACTGTCTTGGCTTTGCTAGAGCTACCGGGGGATACTAGTAGTGTTAGAAGCTCATCGTATCTCTCCATTGAAGGAGAGGTGCCGTTCTCTTTGAGCCGGCAGAATGGCAAATACCTCCTGTCGACATCAAAGCCTTTAGACTACGAGGTGAAGAGTGAATATCATGTTTCTGTAGTGATGCGTGAGGGTGTCGGGGAGCCTGCAGCCCAGGGCTTCCCCAGGAGAGAGATCCAGGTGAGGGTGGTGGATGTGAATGATAATGCTCCACAGTTTCACCAGAGTCACTATCTGATAGACATAGAGGAGAATAACCCCCCTGGGGCGTCTCTGCTGAAAGTCAGGGCGCAGGATGTAGACAGCGGTCAGAACGGGCAGGTCACTTACAAACTGGACCGACCATCACACACGGCGGCAGCCCTTTATAGAATCGACCAGAACACAGGTCAGCTGACAGTTTCTGTACCCCTGGACAGGGAACAACAGGATGTTCACAGACTGACAATTGTAGCCAGAGATAACGGCTTTCCTCCATTAGAGTCCTCTGTGATGGTGACGATCACCGTCCTGGACCAGAATGATAACGCTCCTGTCTTCATCACCCCTCACTTCATCTTCTTCCTCCCTGAGAATATACCTCCCCTGGCCCAGGTGGGGAAGGTGGGGGTGTCAGACATAGACGCAGGGCTTAATGGGGAGGTGGAGGTGAGGGTGGTGAACAGCAGTGTCGGCCCCTTCGTCATAGACAACGCCCAGGGGACGCTGCGCTGCATGGCCGATGTCGACCGCGAGAAACAGGACCGCTACGAGTTAGATCTGCTCGCCACCGACAACGGACGCCCGTCACCTCTGACCTCCGTCGCCAGGGTAACAGTGTTCATCGAGGATGTCAACGACAACCAGCCCCAGGTCATCCTTCCCAGCAGCAACCTGTCGTGTCTCACCATCTCCACGGGGACCACCACGGGCACCATGGTAACCAAGATCTACGCCATCGACAAGGACTCAGGGTTAAACTCGGAGATCACATACACCATTGCAGCGCGGGAACCACCGGGCACCTCTCCATCATCCCATCACCACGGTGACAGCAGCAGCAGTCCCTTCCAGCTGGACGCTCGGTCTGGTAACGTGACCTTAGCCCAGAGGCTCATGGGTAAGGACCTGGGGATGCACCACCTGTTCATCGTGGTGACTGACGGTGGGAAACCAGCGCCCCTCCACACCACCGTCTGGGTCAATCTGCTGGTCAACGACACCTTGGAACCATGCCATCTGGACACCATGCCCAGATCCCTGCCCTACAGACTGGCACAGACGCCCTCCGAAACCCCCTCCGAGATGCCCGTCTGTGACAGACACGCTCAGTTGATCCTGCTGCTAGGCCTGGGCATGATGGTGGCCTCGCTCTGTCTGTTTCTGGCGACCGTTGTTTTATACATGAAACAGAGGAAGAGATCTAGAGGGGAACAACAGCAGAGGAGGGGGATAAATGAGGAGAATCAGATTCCTCTACGCATTCCGGAGAGATATTTCTTAGGAGAAGAGTTATAA